A region of Paractinoplanes abujensis DNA encodes the following proteins:
- a CDS encoding response regulator: MRAMVIDDSRAMRMILKRIVTKLNFEAVEAGDGKEALDLLHAMTEVPELALIDWNMPNMNGLEFVTHARADPRLREMTLVMVTTESEQSQIVRALAAGAHEYVIKPFTEGAMIEKLALLGLVPTGANS, translated from the coding sequence ATGCGCGCCATGGTGATCGACGATTCCCGCGCGATGCGCATGATCCTCAAGCGCATCGTCACCAAGCTCAACTTCGAGGCGGTGGAGGCGGGCGACGGCAAGGAGGCGCTCGACCTTCTCCACGCGATGACCGAGGTGCCGGAACTGGCCCTCATCGACTGGAACATGCCGAACATGAACGGGCTCGAGTTCGTCACGCACGCGCGGGCCGATCCGCGGCTGCGCGAGATGACGCTGGTCATGGTCACGACCGAGAGCGAACAGAGCCAGATCGTCCGCGCGCTCGCCGCGGGCGCGCACGAATACGTGATCAAGCCCTTCACCGAAGGCGCCATGATCGAAAAGTTGGCCCTGCTGGGCCTCGTCCCGACCGGAGCGAACTCATGA
- a CDS encoding chemotaxis protein CheX, with amino-acid sequence MSIEVEVNENDLAEMVEQVWESYLDPEGVSPLIPTYDENQPSEVHSSVSITGSWTGYVVYASSVAAARRAAGAFLAMEPDEVGDEDLSDVLGELANIVGGNVKAMLPPGALLSLPQVVLAPEATARFPGTQRISGVYGMWEGEPVSISMWHSRGDNKEGAE; translated from the coding sequence ATGAGCATCGAAGTCGAGGTCAATGAGAACGACCTCGCCGAGATGGTGGAGCAGGTGTGGGAGTCGTATCTGGATCCCGAGGGCGTGAGCCCGCTGATCCCGACCTACGACGAGAACCAGCCGTCCGAGGTGCACTCCTCCGTCTCCATCACCGGTTCCTGGACCGGATACGTCGTCTACGCCTCGTCCGTCGCGGCCGCCCGGCGCGCCGCCGGCGCGTTCCTGGCCATGGAACCGGATGAGGTCGGCGACGAGGACCTCTCCGACGTGCTGGGCGAACTGGCCAACATCGTCGGTGGCAACGTCAAGGCGATGTTGCCGCCGGGCGCGCTGCTCTCACTGCCGCAGGTGGTGCTCGCGCCCGAAGCGACGGCGCGTTTTCCCGGCACCCAACGGATCAGCGGGGTCTACGGGATGTGGGAGGGCGAGCCGGTGTCGATTTCCATGTGGCATAGCCGCGGTGACAACAAGGAGGGCGCGGAATGA
- a CDS encoding response regulator, with product MKILIADDSRVMRQIVVRTLRQAGFGDHDLIEAANGQEAFDMVNSESPDLVLSDWNMPEMTGIEVLKKLRAAGNDVKFGFVTSESTPEMKEQADSAGALFFIVKPFSAERFDEVFAPILG from the coding sequence ATGAAGATTCTCATCGCTGACGACAGCCGGGTGATGCGGCAGATCGTGGTCCGCACCCTGCGCCAGGCCGGCTTCGGTGATCACGACCTGATCGAGGCGGCCAACGGGCAGGAGGCCTTCGACATGGTCAACTCGGAGAGCCCCGATCTGGTGCTGTCCGACTGGAACATGCCTGAGATGACCGGCATCGAGGTGCTCAAGAAGCTCCGGGCGGCCGGGAACGACGTCAAGTTCGGCTTTGTGACGTCCGAGAGCACTCCTGAGATGAAGGAACAGGCGGATTCCGCCGGTGCTCTCTTTTTCATCGTGAAGCCCTTCTCGGCTGAGCGATTCGATGAGGTCTTCGCTCCTATTTTGGGATGA
- a CDS encoding flagellar hook assembly protein FlgD — protein MTSPLSGLSGAAAAAAAGPGAKEKSKTLGDRDTFMKLLVAQLKYQDPSKPADSTQFLAQTAQFTQVEKLEGIADMLKGQQLITASSLVGKNVEYMDGDGVRHTGVISAAKLNGDSEPMLRIGNTEVQLSKVTEVQEKQPGGTDATTKP, from the coding sequence ATGACCTCGCCACTCTCCGGACTCTCCGGCGCCGCGGCTGCCGCGGCGGCCGGGCCCGGCGCCAAGGAGAAAAGCAAGACGCTGGGCGACCGGGACACCTTCATGAAGCTCCTGGTGGCTCAGCTGAAGTATCAGGACCCCAGCAAGCCGGCCGACTCCACCCAGTTCCTGGCCCAGACCGCCCAGTTCACTCAGGTCGAGAAGCTCGAAGGCATCGCCGACATGCTCAAGGGGCAGCAGCTGATCACGGCCAGCTCCCTGGTCGGCAAGAACGTCGAATACATGGACGGCGACGGCGTCCGGCACACCGGCGTCATCTCGGCCGCCAAGCTCAACGGCGACAGCGAACCGATGCTTCGGATCGGGAACACGGAAGTGCAGCTGTCCAAGGTCACGGAAGTCCAGGAGAAACAGCCTGGCGGGACCGACGCGACGACAAAGCCGTAA
- a CDS encoding flagellar hook protein FlgE: MLRSLYSGISGLHAHQQMMDVTGNNIANVNTVGYKASSVQFQDTLSQMTAAAGAPQNGQAGSNPGQVGLGVRNAGITSNFSQGSAQTTGKAGDMMIQGDGFFITRRGNEELYSRAGSFFFDANGTLATATGEPVQGWTADEDGTVNPAAKPGDIRMPLGKSISPVATSTVEMKGNLTNDMPEGVTDPTTIPAIEIPFKAFDKTGNPISLSAKFTRTTADPTASVQDWKVTLTKSGDDGPATPVTATIQFKDGKPVATPPATKAMLEFSGATAIDPNISDTFSVDAGDLTMFHGLTEARVSDSNGNAAGTLASLSYTVSDTGQIVGAFSNGQKKVLGQVALATFKNVNGLEKTGDSQWRSTVNSGLAQVGTPTSSGLGQVISGALEMSNVDLAQEFTNLVIAQRGFQANSRIITTSDELLQELVSMKR; this comes from the coding sequence ATGTTGCGTTCGCTCTATTCCGGCATCAGCGGCCTGCACGCGCATCAGCAGATGATGGACGTGACCGGTAACAACATCGCCAACGTCAACACCGTCGGTTACAAGGCGAGCTCCGTCCAGTTCCAGGACACGCTGAGCCAGATGACCGCCGCGGCCGGCGCCCCGCAGAACGGCCAGGCCGGCTCGAACCCGGGCCAGGTCGGCCTCGGTGTCCGCAACGCCGGCATCACCTCGAACTTCAGCCAGGGCTCGGCGCAGACCACCGGCAAGGCCGGCGACATGATGATCCAGGGTGACGGCTTCTTCATCACCCGCCGGGGCAACGAGGAGCTCTACAGCCGGGCCGGCTCGTTCTTCTTCGACGCCAACGGCACCCTGGCCACCGCGACCGGCGAGCCCGTGCAGGGCTGGACCGCCGACGAGGACGGCACGGTCAACCCGGCCGCGAAGCCGGGCGACATCAGGATGCCCCTGGGCAAGAGCATCTCACCGGTGGCCACCAGCACGGTGGAGATGAAGGGCAACCTGACCAATGACATGCCCGAGGGCGTGACCGACCCGACCACGATCCCGGCCATCGAGATCCCGTTCAAGGCGTTCGACAAGACGGGTAACCCGATCAGCCTCTCGGCGAAATTCACGCGGACCACCGCCGATCCCACGGCCTCCGTCCAGGACTGGAAGGTGACGCTCACGAAGTCTGGTGATGACGGGCCGGCCACGCCGGTCACCGCGACCATCCAGTTCAAGGACGGCAAGCCGGTCGCCACGCCGCCGGCGACGAAGGCGATGCTGGAGTTCTCCGGGGCCACCGCGATCGACCCCAACATCAGCGACACATTCTCCGTCGACGCCGGGGACCTGACGATGTTCCACGGCCTGACCGAGGCCCGGGTGTCGGACTCCAACGGCAACGCGGCCGGCACGCTGGCTTCGCTGTCGTACACGGTCTCGGACACCGGCCAGATCGTCGGCGCGTTCAGCAACGGCCAGAAGAAGGTCCTCGGTCAGGTCGCCCTGGCCACGTTCAAGAACGTCAACGGGCTCGAGAAGACCGGTGACTCGCAGTGGCGTTCCACCGTCAACTCCGGTCTGGCCCAGGTCGGCACGCCCACCAGCTCCGGCCTCGGCCAGGTCATCAGCGGCGCGCTGGAGATGTCGAACGTCGACCTGGCTCAGGAGTTCACCAACCTGGTCATCGCCCAGCGCGGCTTCCAGGCGAACTCCCGCATCATCACGACCTCCGACGAGCTGCTCCAGGAGCTCGTCAGCATGAAGCGGTAA
- a CDS encoding flagellar FlbD family protein produces MKVILVTRINGAVFALNPDLIERAECTPDTVVTLVDGTKYIIAESVPEFIESVRHYRASLIAQASRLEAEPTNTHSSAPSSDGDDDAKVLPLHRNGR; encoded by the coding sequence ATGAAAGTGATCCTCGTAACCCGCATCAACGGTGCTGTGTTCGCCCTGAACCCCGACCTGATCGAGCGTGCCGAGTGCACTCCCGACACGGTCGTCACGCTGGTGGACGGCACGAAGTACATCATCGCCGAGTCCGTGCCCGAGTTCATCGAGTCAGTGCGGCACTACCGCGCCTCACTGATCGCCCAAGCGAGTCGTCTCGAGGCCGAGCCCACCAACACCCACTCCTCCGCTCCGTCGTCCGACGGCGACGACGACGCCAAGGTGCTCCCGCTGCACCGGAATGGACGCTGA
- a CDS encoding flagellar motor protein, translating to MDISTVVGVVAGLIIIFTVQILEGGSPASIILIPSMLLVFGGAFAAGMAGGVLKDATGAGKQLQKAFTAKVTPPTKLVEEVVKLAERARREGLLALEDAVKTVEHPFLKRGLQLAIDGTDPDELHDILHAEIAAKKKADKASSKLFENMGGYAPTIGIIGTVMGLVHVLENLDKPDTLGHSIAAAFVATLWGVLSANVIWLPVAARLARLSGVEAEEMELVVDGVLAIQAGSNPRLVAQKLRSLLPPDEAKKAEAAANTKKAA from the coding sequence ATGGACATCTCAACTGTCGTCGGTGTAGTCGCCGGCCTCATCATCATCTTCACCGTTCAGATCCTGGAAGGCGGTTCACCGGCCTCCATCATCCTGATCCCGTCGATGCTGCTGGTGTTCGGCGGCGCGTTCGCAGCCGGTATGGCGGGTGGCGTCCTGAAGGACGCGACCGGTGCCGGCAAGCAGCTCCAGAAGGCGTTCACGGCCAAGGTCACGCCGCCCACCAAGCTGGTCGAAGAGGTCGTGAAGCTGGCCGAGCGGGCCCGCCGCGAGGGCCTCCTGGCCCTGGAGGACGCGGTCAAGACCGTGGAGCACCCGTTCCTGAAGCGGGGACTGCAACTGGCGATCGACGGCACCGACCCGGACGAGCTGCACGACATCCTGCACGCCGAGATCGCGGCCAAGAAGAAGGCCGACAAGGCCAGCTCGAAGCTCTTCGAGAACATGGGCGGCTACGCCCCGACAATCGGCATCATCGGTACGGTCATGGGCCTCGTGCACGTGCTCGAGAACCTCGACAAGCCGGACACCCTCGGTCACTCCATCGCCGCCGCGTTCGTCGCGACCCTCTGGGGCGTGCTCAGCGCCAACGTCATCTGGCTGCCCGTCGCCGCCCGCCTGGCCCGGCTCAGCGGCGTCGAGGCCGAGGAGATGGAGCTGGTCGTCGACGGTGTGCTGGCCATCCAGGCCGGCTCGAACCCGCGTCTCGTGGCGCAGAAGCTCCGCAGCCTCCTCCCGCCGGACGAGGCCAAGAAGGCCGAGGCGGCCGCGAACACGAAGAAGGCGGCCTGA
- a CDS encoding flagellar motor protein MotB encodes MSGGGGKRKKPHEEHEEHVNHERWLVSYADMLTLLFVLFVVLYSMSDVNMKKFAQLASGLSSGFGAQSVAFQGQTGPMDGSGNSAEIVQIDPGANPGDGKAGNSNLTAQQKEAVKAAMAAEDRKKASQNAEAATKEAENLKKIENKISDALAAQKLLGSVQFTIDRRGLVVTILTNEVVFAGNRADLQPGGKKILDAIAPSLVKLPNNIEVDGNTNQLKAKTTFYPSGWELSAARASTTVRYLGNHGIAKNRMSAVGFSDTKPLINPSDPRSITMNRRVDIVVLTTLSADQAALLPAAAGADNKLHPGQTSAAAKSAQQAETQADNNSEANNTNPTQD; translated from the coding sequence ATGAGCGGTGGCGGCGGTAAGCGCAAGAAGCCTCATGAGGAGCACGAGGAGCACGTCAACCATGAGCGCTGGCTCGTGTCGTACGCCGACATGCTGACCCTGCTGTTCGTACTCTTCGTGGTTCTGTACTCCATGAGCGACGTCAACATGAAGAAGTTCGCCCAGCTCGCCTCGGGTCTGTCGTCCGGTTTCGGCGCTCAGAGCGTCGCCTTCCAGGGCCAGACCGGGCCGATGGACGGCTCCGGCAACAGTGCCGAGATCGTGCAGATCGACCCGGGCGCCAACCCGGGCGACGGCAAGGCGGGCAACTCCAACCTGACCGCTCAGCAGAAGGAGGCGGTCAAGGCCGCGATGGCGGCCGAGGACCGTAAGAAGGCTTCGCAGAATGCGGAAGCCGCCACCAAGGAAGCCGAGAACCTCAAGAAGATCGAGAACAAGATCTCCGATGCCCTGGCCGCGCAGAAGCTGCTCGGCTCGGTGCAGTTCACCATCGACCGGCGTGGCCTGGTCGTCACCATCCTGACCAACGAGGTGGTGTTCGCCGGCAACCGGGCCGACCTGCAGCCCGGCGGTAAGAAGATCCTCGACGCCATTGCCCCGTCCCTGGTCAAGCTGCCGAACAACATCGAGGTCGACGGCAACACCAACCAGCTCAAGGCCAAGACCACCTTCTACCCCAGCGGCTGGGAGCTCAGCGCGGCCCGCGCCTCCACCACGGTGCGATACCTGGGAAACCACGGCATCGCCAAGAACCGGATGAGCGCGGTCGGTTTCTCCGACACCAAGCCACTGATCAACCCGTCCGACCCACGTTCGATCACCATGAACCGCCGCGTGGACATCGTGGTGCTGACAACGCTCAGCGCCGACCAGGCGGCACTGCTTCCGGCCGCGGCCGGGGCCGACAACAAACTGCACCCGGGACAAACCTCAGCTGCAGCCAAGTCGGCTCAACAGGCCGAAACGCAGGCCGATAACAACAGCGAAGCCAACAACACCAACCCGACGCAAGACTGA
- a CDS encoding flagellar basal body-associated FliL family protein, producing MSKDETTTTAADAPKKSKKMLMIIVAAAVVLLGGGGAGAFFMLKGDKAEAAPVKGSVVALEDAMTINLADGHYLKLNFSLQQTADAGAESVDTSEARELAIDEYTGKSLADLSTEKGREELKKELTAKIVKAYTEEDKKMVMGVYYTSFVTQ from the coding sequence ATGAGCAAGGACGAGACGACCACCACCGCCGCCGACGCCCCCAAGAAGTCCAAGAAGATGCTGATGATCATCGTGGCCGCCGCAGTCGTGCTGCTGGGCGGCGGCGGGGCCGGTGCCTTCTTCATGCTCAAGGGCGACAAGGCCGAGGCCGCGCCGGTCAAGGGCAGCGTGGTGGCCCTGGAGGACGCCATGACCATCAACCTGGCCGACGGTCACTACCTCAAGCTGAACTTCTCGCTGCAGCAGACCGCGGACGCCGGCGCCGAGTCGGTTGACACGAGCGAGGCCCGCGAGCTGGCGATCGACGAGTACACCGGCAAGAGCCTGGCCGACCTCTCCACCGAGAAGGGCCGTGAGGAGCTCAAGAAGGAGCTCACCGCGAAGATCGTGAAGGCGTACACCGAGGAAGACAAGAAGATGGTGATGGGCGTCTACTACACCTCGTTCGTCACCCAGTAA
- a CDS encoding flagellar motor switch protein FliM has product MTNAARTPGRISRRGQGTGPTAYDFRKPIKLSREHVRTLQIAFETYARSCGTLLTTRLRAVSNVTLASIEQLNYDEYVAALNNPTVIAVVALDPLPHTALMEISTSASMTAIDHMLGGPGGPQPERPLTEVEMPLLRGLLERMLGELRYGFETLVDIHPKLKDIEYNAQFLRAHQPGDACVIASFDVKIGAEETMHTFCLPFNTILPVLSRTETVVLSEAERATKEMSMRNLTAGLSSAPLDVAVRFQPIRMRTDDIVDLRPGDVVPLGHPTSQPLEVTVNETVFAHAVPGNQGARLACLVVPTPKESPKESGRP; this is encoded by the coding sequence GTGACCAACGCCGCACGAACCCCGGGCCGGATATCCCGCCGCGGCCAGGGGACAGGGCCGACCGCCTACGACTTCCGCAAGCCGATCAAGCTGTCCCGTGAGCACGTCCGGACGTTGCAGATCGCGTTCGAGACCTACGCCCGGAGCTGCGGAACCCTGCTCACCACGCGTCTGCGAGCGGTCAGCAACGTCACGCTCGCCTCGATCGAGCAGCTGAACTACGACGAGTACGTCGCGGCCCTGAACAACCCCACGGTGATCGCGGTGGTGGCGCTCGACCCGCTGCCCCACACGGCACTGATGGAGATCTCCACCTCGGCGTCAATGACCGCGATTGATCATATGCTCGGCGGTCCCGGCGGTCCCCAGCCGGAGCGGCCGCTGACCGAGGTCGAGATGCCTCTGCTGCGCGGCCTGCTCGAGCGGATGCTGGGCGAGCTGCGCTACGGCTTCGAGACGCTGGTCGACATCCACCCCAAGCTCAAGGACATCGAGTACAACGCGCAGTTCCTCCGGGCCCATCAGCCCGGGGACGCCTGCGTGATCGCGTCGTTCGACGTGAAGATCGGCGCGGAAGAGACCATGCACACCTTCTGCCTGCCCTTCAACACGATCCTCCCGGTGCTCTCGCGCACCGAGACGGTGGTGCTCAGCGAGGCCGAGCGGGCCACCAAGGAAATGTCGATGCGCAACCTCACGGCCGGCCTTTCCTCGGCCCCGCTGGACGTTGCGGTCCGATTCCAGCCCATTCGCATGCGGACCGATGACATCGTGGACCTACGGCCCGGAGATGTCGTCCCGCTCGGTCATCCGACCAGCCAGCCGCTCGAGGTAACCGTCAACGAGACCGTTTTCGCCCATGCAGTTCCCGGTAACCAGGGTGCCCGGCTCGCCTGTCTCGTCGTGCCCACCCCCAAGGAATCGCCCAAGGAGTCTGGTCGCCCATGA